From Antennarius striatus isolate MH-2024 chromosome 9, ASM4005453v1, whole genome shotgun sequence, one genomic window encodes:
- the tcea3 gene encoding transcription elongation factor A protein 3 isoform X7 has product MTREEDLVRIAKKLDKMVSRNNTEGAIDLLRELKSFKMTLKLLQETRIGMSVNGIRKHCSDEEVISFAKALIKDWKRLLDSGHSHSEKPSDMKNGLVSSKSSASPNYSPSHSSLKRQDVKQTEDIDLDKKLSNKNRKVKHYDEHRNTERYPDETHLEDPQNETDPQEIGKDKHLEDLNKQRAAGDTQLEIDNKRQKHVQDLQRDRHKPEQRKERPLEELKKIRQMEEVKKEKHPEESKKHSCTDDSRKSKQREENRNERLINTVQQEKPPSEPHREKPAELHKPMFERRGVLDSRILYPTRFPSPPRQTRPLVQIKRPSLDLKKDRKDSKDSSSRHPCPPAPHPTSTPSAKRPSLEAKKERKDSSDSKPSPPKKTCVDVKKDKHRKESGNLKSGQPVKRNSTESKPDRWESTDSKKSSSSSPKKLTADRRESQGSKTSQPGPPQRKSSTDSNDRRGKNDTPKTPTTPTSPMSPSFSSPGGPLPPHLITRDSIRDKCIEMLAAALRTDNDFKDFGTNCESMAAEIEDHIYQEIKATDMKYKNRVRSRISNLKDPKNPGLRRNVLAGTIDLSRIASMSAEEMASDELKQLRNVLTQEAIREHQMAKTGGTTTDLLQCSKCKKKNCTYNQVQTRSADEPMTTFVLCNECGNRWKVSQSIHPSIHPSIHPSIHPSIHPSIHPSIHPTIHPSIHPSPPVGLLILFSLSRSFADIHQMKHFGLFLIKGGGGVYKLLQCF; this is encoded by the exons ATGACGCGAGAAGAAGATCTCGTCCGGATCGCAAAAAAACTGGACAAGATGGTGTCTAGAAATAACACG gagGGAGCCATAGACCTTCTGAGGGAACTGAAAAGTTTCAAGATGACGCTCAAACTTCTCCAG GAAACCAGGATCGGCATGTCAGTGAATGGTATCAGGAAGCACTGCTCAGACGAGGAAGTCATTTCCTTCGCAAAGGCCCTCATTAAAGACTGGAAAAGGCTCCTTG ATTCTGGCCATTCCCACTCTGAGAAACCATCAGATATGAAGAACGGTTTAGTCTCCAGTAAATCATCTGCCTCCCCAAATTACTCGCCCTCACACAGCAG TCTCAAGCGACAGGATgtcaaacagacagaagacattGACCTTGATAAAAAACTctccaataaaaacagaaaagtaaaacaTTATGATgagcacagaaacacagagagatACCCAGATGAGACGCACTTAGAGGACCCTCAAAATGAGACAGATCCCCAAGAAATTGGAAAGGACAAGCATCTAGAAGATCTGAACAAACAAAGAGCTGCGGGGGACACCCAGCTGGAAATAGATAACAAGAGACAGAAGCATGTACAAGACCTGCAGAGAGACCGACACAAGCCGGAACAACGGAAAGAAAGACCGTTGGAAGAGCTAAAAAAGATAAGGCAGATGGAAGAAGTCAAAAAGGAGAAACACCCTGAGGAGTCCAAAAAGCACAGCTGCACCGATGATTCAAGGAAAAGCAAACagagagaagaaaacagaaacgaGAGGCTGATAAACACGGTGCAACAAGAGAAACCGCCGAGTGAACCCCACAGAGAGAAACCTGCTGAGCTTCACAAACCCATGTTTGAAAG GAGAGGAGTTCTGGACAGCAGGATTCTGTATCCCACTCgcttcccctctcctcctcgACAAACTCGGCCTCTTGTCCAGATCAAACGTCCCTCTTTGGACCTGAAAAAAGATAG GAAGGACAGTAAAGACTCTTCCTCCAGACATCCctgtcctcctgctcctcatcccaCCTCCACTCCTTCGGCAAAGCGACCTTCTCTGGAAGCAAAGAAGGAGAG GAAAGATTCATCTGACTCCAAACCATCTCCTCCCAAAAAGACCTGTGTGGATGTAAAGAAGGACAAACACAG GAAGGAGTCAGGTAACCTGAAGTCTGGACAACCTGTGAAACGTAATTCAACCGAGTCCAAACCTGACAG ATGGGAATCCACTGATTCAAAGAAAAGCAGCTCATCATCACCAAAGAAGCTAACAGCTGACag GAGAGAGTCTCAAGGCTCCAAGACCTCCCAGCCTGGACCTCCACAGAGGAAATCCTCCACTGACAGTAATGACAG GAGAGGCAAAAACGACACCCCTAAAACTCCCACAACCCCGACCAGCCCCATGTCGCCCAGCTTCAGCTCACCTGGGGGCCCACTGCCTCCTCACCTCATTACTCGAGACTCCATCAGAGACAAGTGCATTGAGATGCTGGCAGCTGCCCTGCGCACAGACA ACGACTTCAAAGATTTTGGAACTAACTGTGAAAGCATGGCGGCAGAGATTGAAGAT CATATTTACCAGGAGATAAAGGCCACagacatgaaatataaaaatagagtCCGGAGCCGCATCAGCAACTTGAAGGACCCAAAGAACCCTGGACTCCGTAGAAACGTCCTCGCAGGAACCATTGACTTGAGCCGCATCGCCTCCATGTCTGCTGAG GAAATGGCCAGTGATGAGCTGAAGCAGCTGAGGAACGTTCTGACCCAGGAGGCCATCAGGGAACACCAAATGGCCAAAACCGGTGGCACCACCACCGACCTGCTGCAGTGCAGCAAGTGCAAAAAGAAGAACTGCACATACAACCAG GTGCAGACACGCAGTGCTGATGAGCCAATGACCACATTTGTTCTGTGTAATGAGTGCGGTAATCGCTGGAAGGTAagtcagtccatccatccatccatccatccatccatccatccatccatccatccatccatccatccatccatccatccatccatccatccaaccatccatccatccatccatccatctccgcCTGTCGGTCTGTtaatattgttttctttgtctcgCAGTTTTGCTGATATCCACCAGATGAAGCATTTTGGATTGTTCTTAataaaggggggtgggggtgtttaTAAATTAttgcagtgtttttaa
- the tcea3 gene encoding transcription elongation factor A protein 3 isoform X8 has translation MTREEDLVRIAKKLDKMVSRNNTEGAIDLLRELKSFKMTLKLLQETRIGMSVNGIRKHCSDEEVISFAKALIKDWKRLLDSGHSHSEKPSDMKNGLVSSKSSASPNYSPSHSRKDSKDSSSRHPCPPAPHPTSTPSAKRPSLEAKKERKVSPDPNAPIAPLPLHLHPPPPRKEPPDPNAPLPPLPLHLHPPPPLKRPSLDGKKERRESSDSKAQKKTSDPVKRERKDSSGSKVYKKHSDEAKRESRKDSSDSKPSPPKKTCVDVKKDKHRKESGNLKSGQPVKRNSTESKPDRWESTDSKKSSSSSPKKLTADRRESQGSKTSQPGPPQRKSSTDSNDRRGKNDTPKTPTTPTSPMSPSFSSPGGPLPPHLITRDSIRDKCIEMLAAALRTDNDFKDFGTNCESMAAEIEDHIYQEIKATDMKYKNRVRSRISNLKDPKNPGLRRNVLAGTIDLSRIASMSAEEMASDELKQLRNVLTQEAIREHQMAKTGGTTTDLLQCSKCKKKNCTYNQVQTRSADEPMTTFVLCNECGNRWKVSQSIHPSIHPSIHPSIHPSIHPSIHPSIHPTIHPSIHPSPPVGLLILFSLSRSFADIHQMKHFGLFLIKGGGGVYKLLQCF, from the exons ATGACGCGAGAAGAAGATCTCGTCCGGATCGCAAAAAAACTGGACAAGATGGTGTCTAGAAATAACACG gagGGAGCCATAGACCTTCTGAGGGAACTGAAAAGTTTCAAGATGACGCTCAAACTTCTCCAG GAAACCAGGATCGGCATGTCAGTGAATGGTATCAGGAAGCACTGCTCAGACGAGGAAGTCATTTCCTTCGCAAAGGCCCTCATTAAAGACTGGAAAAGGCTCCTTG ATTCTGGCCATTCCCACTCTGAGAAACCATCAGATATGAAGAACGGTTTAGTCTCCAGTAAATCATCTGCCTCCCCAAATTACTCGCCCTCACACAGCAG GAAGGACAGTAAAGACTCTTCCTCCAGACATCCctgtcctcctgctcctcatcccaCCTCCACTCCTTCGGCAAAGCGACCTTCTCTGGAAGCAAAGAAGGAGAG GAAGGTTTCCCCAGACCCAAACGCTCCgatcgctcctcttcctcttcaccttCATCCCCCTCCACCAAG AAAAGAGCCTCCTGACCCCAatgctccacttcctcctctccctcttcacctccaccctcctcctcccctgaaGCGTCCCTCACTGGATGGGAAAAAAGAGAG GAGGGAGTCATCAGACTCTAAAGCGCAGAAGAAGACATCTGACCCTGTGAAGAGGGAAAG gaaAGACTCATCGGGAAGCAAAGTATATAAAAAGCACTCAGATGAAGCCAAGAGAGAAAG CAGGAAAGATTCATCTGACTCCAAACCATCTCCTCCCAAAAAGACCTGTGTGGATGTAAAGAAGGACAAACACAG GAAGGAGTCAGGTAACCTGAAGTCTGGACAACCTGTGAAACGTAATTCAACCGAGTCCAAACCTGACAG ATGGGAATCCACTGATTCAAAGAAAAGCAGCTCATCATCACCAAAGAAGCTAACAGCTGACag GAGAGAGTCTCAAGGCTCCAAGACCTCCCAGCCTGGACCTCCACAGAGGAAATCCTCCACTGACAGTAATGACAG GAGAGGCAAAAACGACACCCCTAAAACTCCCACAACCCCGACCAGCCCCATGTCGCCCAGCTTCAGCTCACCTGGGGGCCCACTGCCTCCTCACCTCATTACTCGAGACTCCATCAGAGACAAGTGCATTGAGATGCTGGCAGCTGCCCTGCGCACAGACA ACGACTTCAAAGATTTTGGAACTAACTGTGAAAGCATGGCGGCAGAGATTGAAGAT CATATTTACCAGGAGATAAAGGCCACagacatgaaatataaaaatagagtCCGGAGCCGCATCAGCAACTTGAAGGACCCAAAGAACCCTGGACTCCGTAGAAACGTCCTCGCAGGAACCATTGACTTGAGCCGCATCGCCTCCATGTCTGCTGAG GAAATGGCCAGTGATGAGCTGAAGCAGCTGAGGAACGTTCTGACCCAGGAGGCCATCAGGGAACACCAAATGGCCAAAACCGGTGGCACCACCACCGACCTGCTGCAGTGCAGCAAGTGCAAAAAGAAGAACTGCACATACAACCAG GTGCAGACACGCAGTGCTGATGAGCCAATGACCACATTTGTTCTGTGTAATGAGTGCGGTAATCGCTGGAAGGTAagtcagtccatccatccatccatccatccatccatccatccatccatccatccatccatccatccatccatccatccatccatccatccaaccatccatccatccatccatccatctccgcCTGTCGGTCTGTtaatattgttttctttgtctcgCAGTTTTGCTGATATCCACCAGATGAAGCATTTTGGATTGTTCTTAataaaggggggtgggggtgtttaTAAATTAttgcagtgtttttaa
- the tcea3 gene encoding transcription elongation factor A protein 3 isoform X1 yields the protein MTREEDLVRIAKKLDKMVSRNNTEGAIDLLRELKSFKMTLKLLQETRIGMSVNGIRKHCSDEEVISFAKALIKDWKRLLDSGHSHSEKPSDMKNGLVSSKSSASPNYSPSHSSLKRQDVKQTEDIDLDKKLSNKNRKVKHYDEHRNTERYPDETHLEDPQNETDPQEIGKDKHLEDLNKQRAAGDTQLEIDNKRQKHVQDLQRDRHKPEQRKERPLEELKKIRQMEEVKKEKHPEESKKHSCTDDSRKSKQREENRNERLINTVQQEKPPSEPHREKPAELHKPMFERRGVLDSRILYPTRFPSPPRQTRPLVQIKRPSLDLKKDRKDSKDSSSRHPCPPAPHPTSTPSAKRPSLEAKKERKVSPDPNAPIAPLPLHLHPPPPRKEPPDPNAPLPPLPLHLHPPPPLKRPSLDGKKERRESSDSKAQKKTSDPVKRERKDSSGSKVYKKHSDEAKRESRKDSSDSKPSPPKKTCVDVKKDKHRKESGNLKSGQPVKRNSTESKPDRWESTDSKKSSSSSPKKLTADRRESQGSKTSQPGPPQRKSSTDSNDRRGKNDTPKTPTTPTSPMSPSFSSPGGPLPPHLITRDSIRDKCIEMLAAALRTDNDFKDFGTNCESMAAEIEDHIYQEIKATDMKYKNRVRSRISNLKDPKNPGLRRNVLAGTIDLSRIASMSAEEMASDELKQLRNVLTQEAIREHQMAKTGGTTTDLLQCSKCKKKNCTYNQVQTRSADEPMTTFVLCNECGNRWKVSQSIHPSIHPSIHPSIHPSIHPSIHPSIHPTIHPSIHPSPPVGLLILFSLSRSFADIHQMKHFGLFLIKGGGGVYKLLQCF from the exons ATGACGCGAGAAGAAGATCTCGTCCGGATCGCAAAAAAACTGGACAAGATGGTGTCTAGAAATAACACG gagGGAGCCATAGACCTTCTGAGGGAACTGAAAAGTTTCAAGATGACGCTCAAACTTCTCCAG GAAACCAGGATCGGCATGTCAGTGAATGGTATCAGGAAGCACTGCTCAGACGAGGAAGTCATTTCCTTCGCAAAGGCCCTCATTAAAGACTGGAAAAGGCTCCTTG ATTCTGGCCATTCCCACTCTGAGAAACCATCAGATATGAAGAACGGTTTAGTCTCCAGTAAATCATCTGCCTCCCCAAATTACTCGCCCTCACACAGCAG TCTCAAGCGACAGGATgtcaaacagacagaagacattGACCTTGATAAAAAACTctccaataaaaacagaaaagtaaaacaTTATGATgagcacagaaacacagagagatACCCAGATGAGACGCACTTAGAGGACCCTCAAAATGAGACAGATCCCCAAGAAATTGGAAAGGACAAGCATCTAGAAGATCTGAACAAACAAAGAGCTGCGGGGGACACCCAGCTGGAAATAGATAACAAGAGACAGAAGCATGTACAAGACCTGCAGAGAGACCGACACAAGCCGGAACAACGGAAAGAAAGACCGTTGGAAGAGCTAAAAAAGATAAGGCAGATGGAAGAAGTCAAAAAGGAGAAACACCCTGAGGAGTCCAAAAAGCACAGCTGCACCGATGATTCAAGGAAAAGCAAACagagagaagaaaacagaaacgaGAGGCTGATAAACACGGTGCAACAAGAGAAACCGCCGAGTGAACCCCACAGAGAGAAACCTGCTGAGCTTCACAAACCCATGTTTGAAAG GAGAGGAGTTCTGGACAGCAGGATTCTGTATCCCACTCgcttcccctctcctcctcgACAAACTCGGCCTCTTGTCCAGATCAAACGTCCCTCTTTGGACCTGAAAAAAGATAG GAAGGACAGTAAAGACTCTTCCTCCAGACATCCctgtcctcctgctcctcatcccaCCTCCACTCCTTCGGCAAAGCGACCTTCTCTGGAAGCAAAGAAGGAGAG GAAGGTTTCCCCAGACCCAAACGCTCCgatcgctcctcttcctcttcaccttCATCCCCCTCCACCAAG AAAAGAGCCTCCTGACCCCAatgctccacttcctcctctccctcttcacctccaccctcctcctcccctgaaGCGTCCCTCACTGGATGGGAAAAAAGAGAG GAGGGAGTCATCAGACTCTAAAGCGCAGAAGAAGACATCTGACCCTGTGAAGAGGGAAAG gaaAGACTCATCGGGAAGCAAAGTATATAAAAAGCACTCAGATGAAGCCAAGAGAGAAAG CAGGAAAGATTCATCTGACTCCAAACCATCTCCTCCCAAAAAGACCTGTGTGGATGTAAAGAAGGACAAACACAG GAAGGAGTCAGGTAACCTGAAGTCTGGACAACCTGTGAAACGTAATTCAACCGAGTCCAAACCTGACAG ATGGGAATCCACTGATTCAAAGAAAAGCAGCTCATCATCACCAAAGAAGCTAACAGCTGACag GAGAGAGTCTCAAGGCTCCAAGACCTCCCAGCCTGGACCTCCACAGAGGAAATCCTCCACTGACAGTAATGACAG GAGAGGCAAAAACGACACCCCTAAAACTCCCACAACCCCGACCAGCCCCATGTCGCCCAGCTTCAGCTCACCTGGGGGCCCACTGCCTCCTCACCTCATTACTCGAGACTCCATCAGAGACAAGTGCATTGAGATGCTGGCAGCTGCCCTGCGCACAGACA ACGACTTCAAAGATTTTGGAACTAACTGTGAAAGCATGGCGGCAGAGATTGAAGAT CATATTTACCAGGAGATAAAGGCCACagacatgaaatataaaaatagagtCCGGAGCCGCATCAGCAACTTGAAGGACCCAAAGAACCCTGGACTCCGTAGAAACGTCCTCGCAGGAACCATTGACTTGAGCCGCATCGCCTCCATGTCTGCTGAG GAAATGGCCAGTGATGAGCTGAAGCAGCTGAGGAACGTTCTGACCCAGGAGGCCATCAGGGAACACCAAATGGCCAAAACCGGTGGCACCACCACCGACCTGCTGCAGTGCAGCAAGTGCAAAAAGAAGAACTGCACATACAACCAG GTGCAGACACGCAGTGCTGATGAGCCAATGACCACATTTGTTCTGTGTAATGAGTGCGGTAATCGCTGGAAGGTAagtcagtccatccatccatccatccatccatccatccatccatccatccatccatccatccatccatccatccatccatccatccatccaaccatccatccatccatccatccatctccgcCTGTCGGTCTGTtaatattgttttctttgtctcgCAGTTTTGCTGATATCCACCAGATGAAGCATTTTGGATTGTTCTTAataaaggggggtgggggtgtttaTAAATTAttgcagtgtttttaa
- the tcea3 gene encoding transcription elongation factor A protein 3 isoform X4, producing the protein MTLKLLQETRIGMSVNGIRKHCSDEEVISFAKALIKDWKRLLDSGHSHSEKPSDMKNGLVSSKSSASPNYSPSHSSLKRQDVKQTEDIDLDKKLSNKNRKVKHYDEHRNTERYPDETHLEDPQNETDPQEIGKDKHLEDLNKQRAAGDTQLEIDNKRQKHVQDLQRDRHKPEQRKERPLEELKKIRQMEEVKKEKHPEESKKHSCTDDSRKSKQREENRNERLINTVQQEKPPSEPHREKPAELHKPMFERRGVLDSRILYPTRFPSPPRQTRPLVQIKRPSLDLKKDRKDSKDSSSRHPCPPAPHPTSTPSAKRPSLEAKKERKVSPDPNAPIAPLPLHLHPPPPRKEPPDPNAPLPPLPLHLHPPPPLKRPSLDGKKERRESSDSKAQKKTSDPVKRERKDSSGSKVYKKHSDEAKRESRKDSSDSKPSPPKKTCVDVKKDKHRKESGNLKSGQPVKRNSTESKPDRWESTDSKKSSSSSPKKLTADRRESQGSKTSQPGPPQRKSSTDSNDRRGKNDTPKTPTTPTSPMSPSFSSPGGPLPPHLITRDSIRDKCIEMLAAALRTDNDFKDFGTNCESMAAEIEDHIYQEIKATDMKYKNRVRSRISNLKDPKNPGLRRNVLAGTIDLSRIASMSAEEMASDELKQLRNVLTQEAIREHQMAKTGGTTTDLLQCSKCKKKNCTYNQVQTRSADEPMTTFVLCNECGNRWKVSQSIHPSIHPSIHPSIHPSIHPSIHPSIHPTIHPSIHPSPPVGLLILFSLSRSFADIHQMKHFGLFLIKGGGGVYKLLQCF; encoded by the exons ATGACGCTCAAACTTCTCCAG GAAACCAGGATCGGCATGTCAGTGAATGGTATCAGGAAGCACTGCTCAGACGAGGAAGTCATTTCCTTCGCAAAGGCCCTCATTAAAGACTGGAAAAGGCTCCTTG ATTCTGGCCATTCCCACTCTGAGAAACCATCAGATATGAAGAACGGTTTAGTCTCCAGTAAATCATCTGCCTCCCCAAATTACTCGCCCTCACACAGCAG TCTCAAGCGACAGGATgtcaaacagacagaagacattGACCTTGATAAAAAACTctccaataaaaacagaaaagtaaaacaTTATGATgagcacagaaacacagagagatACCCAGATGAGACGCACTTAGAGGACCCTCAAAATGAGACAGATCCCCAAGAAATTGGAAAGGACAAGCATCTAGAAGATCTGAACAAACAAAGAGCTGCGGGGGACACCCAGCTGGAAATAGATAACAAGAGACAGAAGCATGTACAAGACCTGCAGAGAGACCGACACAAGCCGGAACAACGGAAAGAAAGACCGTTGGAAGAGCTAAAAAAGATAAGGCAGATGGAAGAAGTCAAAAAGGAGAAACACCCTGAGGAGTCCAAAAAGCACAGCTGCACCGATGATTCAAGGAAAAGCAAACagagagaagaaaacagaaacgaGAGGCTGATAAACACGGTGCAACAAGAGAAACCGCCGAGTGAACCCCACAGAGAGAAACCTGCTGAGCTTCACAAACCCATGTTTGAAAG GAGAGGAGTTCTGGACAGCAGGATTCTGTATCCCACTCgcttcccctctcctcctcgACAAACTCGGCCTCTTGTCCAGATCAAACGTCCCTCTTTGGACCTGAAAAAAGATAG GAAGGACAGTAAAGACTCTTCCTCCAGACATCCctgtcctcctgctcctcatcccaCCTCCACTCCTTCGGCAAAGCGACCTTCTCTGGAAGCAAAGAAGGAGAG GAAGGTTTCCCCAGACCCAAACGCTCCgatcgctcctcttcctcttcaccttCATCCCCCTCCACCAAG AAAAGAGCCTCCTGACCCCAatgctccacttcctcctctccctcttcacctccaccctcctcctcccctgaaGCGTCCCTCACTGGATGGGAAAAAAGAGAG GAGGGAGTCATCAGACTCTAAAGCGCAGAAGAAGACATCTGACCCTGTGAAGAGGGAAAG gaaAGACTCATCGGGAAGCAAAGTATATAAAAAGCACTCAGATGAAGCCAAGAGAGAAAG CAGGAAAGATTCATCTGACTCCAAACCATCTCCTCCCAAAAAGACCTGTGTGGATGTAAAGAAGGACAAACACAG GAAGGAGTCAGGTAACCTGAAGTCTGGACAACCTGTGAAACGTAATTCAACCGAGTCCAAACCTGACAG ATGGGAATCCACTGATTCAAAGAAAAGCAGCTCATCATCACCAAAGAAGCTAACAGCTGACag GAGAGAGTCTCAAGGCTCCAAGACCTCCCAGCCTGGACCTCCACAGAGGAAATCCTCCACTGACAGTAATGACAG GAGAGGCAAAAACGACACCCCTAAAACTCCCACAACCCCGACCAGCCCCATGTCGCCCAGCTTCAGCTCACCTGGGGGCCCACTGCCTCCTCACCTCATTACTCGAGACTCCATCAGAGACAAGTGCATTGAGATGCTGGCAGCTGCCCTGCGCACAGACA ACGACTTCAAAGATTTTGGAACTAACTGTGAAAGCATGGCGGCAGAGATTGAAGAT CATATTTACCAGGAGATAAAGGCCACagacatgaaatataaaaatagagtCCGGAGCCGCATCAGCAACTTGAAGGACCCAAAGAACCCTGGACTCCGTAGAAACGTCCTCGCAGGAACCATTGACTTGAGCCGCATCGCCTCCATGTCTGCTGAG GAAATGGCCAGTGATGAGCTGAAGCAGCTGAGGAACGTTCTGACCCAGGAGGCCATCAGGGAACACCAAATGGCCAAAACCGGTGGCACCACCACCGACCTGCTGCAGTGCAGCAAGTGCAAAAAGAAGAACTGCACATACAACCAG GTGCAGACACGCAGTGCTGATGAGCCAATGACCACATTTGTTCTGTGTAATGAGTGCGGTAATCGCTGGAAGGTAagtcagtccatccatccatccatccatccatccatccatccatccatccatccatccatccatccatccatccatccatccatccatccaaccatccatccatccatccatccatctccgcCTGTCGGTCTGTtaatattgttttctttgtctcgCAGTTTTGCTGATATCCACCAGATGAAGCATTTTGGATTGTTCTTAataaaggggggtgggggtgtttaTAAATTAttgcagtgtttttaa